From Poecile atricapillus isolate bPoeAtr1 chromosome Z, bPoeAtr1.hap1, whole genome shotgun sequence, one genomic window encodes:
- the LOC131573782 gene encoding hyaluronidase PH-20-like isoform X4, with protein METIRQIQSFGICVTCMYPVASGVVFATLLVSCCSSLNIRARPLVSNSPFLSIWNAPTELCTQRTGVQLDMNFFPLIGSTLKTSIGQNITLFYPDRLGYYPYKNEFTGEAFNGGLPQLSLLENHLKKAKEDIQFYIPSDEQLGLAVIDWENWRPVWIRNWGSKDIYRQESIELVQQRDLSLSEAEARAIAKMEFEFAAKSFMLETLKLGIETKPNRLWGYYLYPDCYNYDYKQNPHNYTGTCLDIEIDRNNELNWLWEKSTALYPSIYLETALKSSRNAQLFVRNRVQEAIRTSHVSNSSHPLPVFVYTRPVFTDVYEEYLSEDDLVNTIGESAALGASGIVIWGDMNLTQNKNTCRTLDNYLRRTLTPYLINVTMATRICSQVLCQDSGACARKKWNSSDYLHLNPENIAIQMAKDGKYTLQGQPSYQDLQTFIEKFDCHCYAGHSCEPRADINDIHYLHACISEDICIQISSNSFSNIEDSEEKILSNRTAFSFTSESCWS; from the exons ATGGAAACTATAAGACAAATACAAAGTTTTGGCATCTGTGTCACCTGTATGTATCCTGTAGCATCTGGTGTGGTGTTTGCTACTCTTCTAGTTTCTTGCTGCTCATCTCTGAACATAAGAGCTCGTCCACTTGTTTCTAATTCACCTTTCCTTTCTATCTGGAATGCTCCTACAGAACTTTGTACTCAAAGGACTGGAGTGCAGCTGGacatgaatttttttcctctaattgGAAGCACATTAAAGACATCCATTGGGCAAAACATCACTCTCTTCTATCCAGACAGGCTTGGCTATTACCCTTACAAAAATGAATTCACAGGAGAGGCATTCAATGGAGGACTCCCTCAACTCTCACTGCTGGAgaatcatttaaaaaaagccaaagaggACATCCAGTTCTACATTCCTTCAGATGAACAACTTGGATTGGCTGTCATTGACTGGGAAAACTGGAGACCTGTGTGGATAAGGAACTGGGGATCAAAAGATATTTATAGACAGGAATCCATTGAGCTAGTTCAGCAGAGAGACCTCAGTCTATCAGAAGCTGAAGCCAGAGCTATAGCTAAAATGGAATTTGAATTTGCAGCAAAATCATTTATGTTGGAAACTTTGAAGCTGGGCATAGAAACTAAACCAAATCGTCTGTGGGGATATTACCTTTATCCAGACTGTTATAACTATGAttacaaacaaaacccacacaatTATACAGGAACCTGTTTAGATATTGAAATAGATAGAAATAATGAACTTAACTGGTTGTGGGAGAAAAGCACAGCACTTtatccatctatctatctagAGACAGCCTTAAAATCTTCCAGAAATGCTCAACTCTTTGTTCGcaacagagttcaagaagccATTAGAACTTCCCATGTCTCCAATTCTAGTCATCCCCTCCCAGTTTTTGTATATACACGTCCAGTATTCACAGATGTCTATGAGGAGTATCTCTCTGAG GATGACCTGGTAAATACCATCGGAGAATCTGCTGCACTGGGTGCTTCTGGAATTGTGATCTGGGGTGATATGAATTTAACACAAAATAAG AACACCTGTAGAACTCTGGACAACTACCTTAGGAGGACTTTGACCCCATACCTCATCAACGTCACAATGGCAACCAGAATATGTAGCCAAGTGCTATGCCAAGACTCTGGTGCTTGTGCACGGAAGAAATGGAATTCCAGTGACTATCTTCACTTGAATCCTGAGAATATTGCAATTCAAATGGCAAAGGATGGAAAATACACTTTACAAGGGCAACCATCATATCAGGATCTGCAAACGTTCATAGAAAAATTTGATTGCCATTGTTatgcagggcacagctgtgaACCTAGAGCTGATATAAATGACATCCATTACCTCCATGCTTGCATTTCAGAAGATATTTGCATTCAGATATCCTCAAATTCATTTTCTAACATAGAAGACTCTGAAGAAAAGATCCTGTCTAACAGAACTGCATTTTCATTTACCTCTGAGA GTTGTTGGTCATAA
- the LOC131573782 gene encoding hyaluronidase PH-20-like isoform X1 has product METIRQIQSFGICVTCMYPVASGVVFATLLVSCCSSLNIRARPLVSNSPFLSIWNAPTELCTQRTGVQLDMNFFPLIGSTLKTSIGQNITLFYPDRLGYYPYKNEFTGEAFNGGLPQLSLLENHLKKAKEDIQFYIPSDEQLGLAVIDWENWRPVWIRNWGSKDIYRQESIELVQQRDLSLSEAEARAIAKMEFEFAAKSFMLETLKLGIETKPNRLWGYYLYPDCYNYDYKQNPHNYTGTCLDIEIDRNNELNWLWEKSTALYPSIYLETALKSSRNAQLFVRNRVQEAIRTSHVSNSSHPLPVFVYTRPVFTDVYEEYLSEDDLVNTIGESAALGASGIVIWGDMNLTQNKNTCRTLDNYLRRTLTPYLINVTMATRICSQVLCQDSGACARKKWNSSDYLHLNPENIAIQMAKDGKYTLQGQPSYQDLQTFIEKFDCHCYAGHSCEPRADINDIHYLHACISEDICIQISSNSFSNIEDSEEKILSNRTAFSFTSESKVTLSTHPEIEDIQSTFGNNILNITTAEYNSVTAASSHGLGENDTRTFNSSSSYKIRMFNLFHLILLLRTLIQMTHESENILFPDYI; this is encoded by the exons ATGGAAACTATAAGACAAATACAAAGTTTTGGCATCTGTGTCACCTGTATGTATCCTGTAGCATCTGGTGTGGTGTTTGCTACTCTTCTAGTTTCTTGCTGCTCATCTCTGAACATAAGAGCTCGTCCACTTGTTTCTAATTCACCTTTCCTTTCTATCTGGAATGCTCCTACAGAACTTTGTACTCAAAGGACTGGAGTGCAGCTGGacatgaatttttttcctctaattgGAAGCACATTAAAGACATCCATTGGGCAAAACATCACTCTCTTCTATCCAGACAGGCTTGGCTATTACCCTTACAAAAATGAATTCACAGGAGAGGCATTCAATGGAGGACTCCCTCAACTCTCACTGCTGGAgaatcatttaaaaaaagccaaagaggACATCCAGTTCTACATTCCTTCAGATGAACAACTTGGATTGGCTGTCATTGACTGGGAAAACTGGAGACCTGTGTGGATAAGGAACTGGGGATCAAAAGATATTTATAGACAGGAATCCATTGAGCTAGTTCAGCAGAGAGACCTCAGTCTATCAGAAGCTGAAGCCAGAGCTATAGCTAAAATGGAATTTGAATTTGCAGCAAAATCATTTATGTTGGAAACTTTGAAGCTGGGCATAGAAACTAAACCAAATCGTCTGTGGGGATATTACCTTTATCCAGACTGTTATAACTATGAttacaaacaaaacccacacaatTATACAGGAACCTGTTTAGATATTGAAATAGATAGAAATAATGAACTTAACTGGTTGTGGGAGAAAAGCACAGCACTTtatccatctatctatctagAGACAGCCTTAAAATCTTCCAGAAATGCTCAACTCTTTGTTCGcaacagagttcaagaagccATTAGAACTTCCCATGTCTCCAATTCTAGTCATCCCCTCCCAGTTTTTGTATATACACGTCCAGTATTCACAGATGTCTATGAGGAGTATCTCTCTGAG GATGACCTGGTAAATACCATCGGAGAATCTGCTGCACTGGGTGCTTCTGGAATTGTGATCTGGGGTGATATGAATTTAACACAAAATAAG AACACCTGTAGAACTCTGGACAACTACCTTAGGAGGACTTTGACCCCATACCTCATCAACGTCACAATGGCAACCAGAATATGTAGCCAAGTGCTATGCCAAGACTCTGGTGCTTGTGCACGGAAGAAATGGAATTCCAGTGACTATCTTCACTTGAATCCTGAGAATATTGCAATTCAAATGGCAAAGGATGGAAAATACACTTTACAAGGGCAACCATCATATCAGGATCTGCAAACGTTCATAGAAAAATTTGATTGCCATTGTTatgcagggcacagctgtgaACCTAGAGCTGATATAAATGACATCCATTACCTCCATGCTTGCATTTCAGAAGATATTTGCATTCAGATATCCTCAAATTCATTTTCTAACATAGAAGACTCTGAAGAAAAGATCCTGTCTAACAGAACTGCATTTTCATTTACCTCTGAGAGTAAGGTGACATTATCTACACATCCTGAAATAGAAGATATCCAATCTACCTTTGGAAATAATATACTGAATATAACAACTGCAGAATATAACTCTGTTACAGCTGCCAGTAGCCATGGTTTAGGAGAAAACGATACTCGTACTTTCAATAGTTCTTCATCCTATAAGATAAGGATGTTTAATCTGTTTCACTTAATTCTTCTTTTGAGAACCTTAATACAAATGACCCATGAAAGTGAGAATATCCTTTTCCCTGACTATATTTGA
- the LOC131573782 gene encoding hyaluronidase PH-20-like isoform X3, giving the protein METIRQIQSFGICVTCMYPVASGVVFATLLVSCCSSLNIRARPLVSNSPFLSIWNAPTELCTQRTGVQLDMNFFPLIGSTLKTSIGQNITLFYPDRLGYYPYKNEFTGEAFNGGLPQLSLLENHLKKAKEDIQFYIPSDEQLGLAVIDWENWRPVWIRNWGSKDIYRQESIELVQQRDLSLSEAEARAIAKMEFEFAAKSFMLETLKLGIETKPNRLWGYYLYPDCYNYDYKQNPHNYTGTCLDIEIDRNNELNWLWEKSTALYPSIYLETALKSSRNAQLFVRNRVQEAIRTSHVSNSSHPLPVFVYTRPVFTDVYEEYLSEDDLVNTIGESAALGASGIVIWGDMNLTQNKNTCRTLDNYLRRTLTPYLINVTMATRICSQVLCQDSGACARKKWNSSDYLHLNPENIAIQMAKDGKYTLQGQPSYQDLQTFIEKFDCHCYAGHSCEPRADINDIHYLHACISEDICIQISSNSFSNIEDSEEKILSNRTAFSFTSESKVVGHNRDAENR; this is encoded by the exons ATGGAAACTATAAGACAAATACAAAGTTTTGGCATCTGTGTCACCTGTATGTATCCTGTAGCATCTGGTGTGGTGTTTGCTACTCTTCTAGTTTCTTGCTGCTCATCTCTGAACATAAGAGCTCGTCCACTTGTTTCTAATTCACCTTTCCTTTCTATCTGGAATGCTCCTACAGAACTTTGTACTCAAAGGACTGGAGTGCAGCTGGacatgaatttttttcctctaattgGAAGCACATTAAAGACATCCATTGGGCAAAACATCACTCTCTTCTATCCAGACAGGCTTGGCTATTACCCTTACAAAAATGAATTCACAGGAGAGGCATTCAATGGAGGACTCCCTCAACTCTCACTGCTGGAgaatcatttaaaaaaagccaaagaggACATCCAGTTCTACATTCCTTCAGATGAACAACTTGGATTGGCTGTCATTGACTGGGAAAACTGGAGACCTGTGTGGATAAGGAACTGGGGATCAAAAGATATTTATAGACAGGAATCCATTGAGCTAGTTCAGCAGAGAGACCTCAGTCTATCAGAAGCTGAAGCCAGAGCTATAGCTAAAATGGAATTTGAATTTGCAGCAAAATCATTTATGTTGGAAACTTTGAAGCTGGGCATAGAAACTAAACCAAATCGTCTGTGGGGATATTACCTTTATCCAGACTGTTATAACTATGAttacaaacaaaacccacacaatTATACAGGAACCTGTTTAGATATTGAAATAGATAGAAATAATGAACTTAACTGGTTGTGGGAGAAAAGCACAGCACTTtatccatctatctatctagAGACAGCCTTAAAATCTTCCAGAAATGCTCAACTCTTTGTTCGcaacagagttcaagaagccATTAGAACTTCCCATGTCTCCAATTCTAGTCATCCCCTCCCAGTTTTTGTATATACACGTCCAGTATTCACAGATGTCTATGAGGAGTATCTCTCTGAG GATGACCTGGTAAATACCATCGGAGAATCTGCTGCACTGGGTGCTTCTGGAATTGTGATCTGGGGTGATATGAATTTAACACAAAATAAG AACACCTGTAGAACTCTGGACAACTACCTTAGGAGGACTTTGACCCCATACCTCATCAACGTCACAATGGCAACCAGAATATGTAGCCAAGTGCTATGCCAAGACTCTGGTGCTTGTGCACGGAAGAAATGGAATTCCAGTGACTATCTTCACTTGAATCCTGAGAATATTGCAATTCAAATGGCAAAGGATGGAAAATACACTTTACAAGGGCAACCATCATATCAGGATCTGCAAACGTTCATAGAAAAATTTGATTGCCATTGTTatgcagggcacagctgtgaACCTAGAGCTGATATAAATGACATCCATTACCTCCATGCTTGCATTTCAGAAGATATTTGCATTCAGATATCCTCAAATTCATTTTCTAACATAGAAGACTCTGAAGAAAAGATCCTGTCTAACAGAACTGCATTTTCATTTACCTCTGAGAGTAAG GTTGTTGGTCATAACAGAGATGCAGAAAATAGATGA
- the LOC131573782 gene encoding hyaluronidase PH-20-like isoform X2, whose protein sequence is MNFFPLIGSTLKTSIGQNITLFYPDRLGYYPYKNEFTGEAFNGGLPQLSLLENHLKKAKEDIQFYIPSDEQLGLAVIDWENWRPVWIRNWGSKDIYRQESIELVQQRDLSLSEAEARAIAKMEFEFAAKSFMLETLKLGIETKPNRLWGYYLYPDCYNYDYKQNPHNYTGTCLDIEIDRNNELNWLWEKSTALYPSIYLETALKSSRNAQLFVRNRVQEAIRTSHVSNSSHPLPVFVYTRPVFTDVYEEYLSEDDLVNTIGESAALGASGIVIWGDMNLTQNKNTCRTLDNYLRRTLTPYLINVTMATRICSQVLCQDSGACARKKWNSSDYLHLNPENIAIQMAKDGKYTLQGQPSYQDLQTFIEKFDCHCYAGHSCEPRADINDIHYLHACISEDICIQISSNSFSNIEDSEEKILSNRTAFSFTSESKVTLSTHPEIEDIQSTFGNNILNITTAEYNSVTAASSHGLGENDTRTFNSSSSYKIRMFNLFHLILLLRTLIQMTHESENILFPDYI, encoded by the exons atgaatttttttcctctaattgGAAGCACATTAAAGACATCCATTGGGCAAAACATCACTCTCTTCTATCCAGACAGGCTTGGCTATTACCCTTACAAAAATGAATTCACAGGAGAGGCATTCAATGGAGGACTCCCTCAACTCTCACTGCTGGAgaatcatttaaaaaaagccaaagaggACATCCAGTTCTACATTCCTTCAGATGAACAACTTGGATTGGCTGTCATTGACTGGGAAAACTGGAGACCTGTGTGGATAAGGAACTGGGGATCAAAAGATATTTATAGACAGGAATCCATTGAGCTAGTTCAGCAGAGAGACCTCAGTCTATCAGAAGCTGAAGCCAGAGCTATAGCTAAAATGGAATTTGAATTTGCAGCAAAATCATTTATGTTGGAAACTTTGAAGCTGGGCATAGAAACTAAACCAAATCGTCTGTGGGGATATTACCTTTATCCAGACTGTTATAACTATGAttacaaacaaaacccacacaatTATACAGGAACCTGTTTAGATATTGAAATAGATAGAAATAATGAACTTAACTGGTTGTGGGAGAAAAGCACAGCACTTtatccatctatctatctagAGACAGCCTTAAAATCTTCCAGAAATGCTCAACTCTTTGTTCGcaacagagttcaagaagccATTAGAACTTCCCATGTCTCCAATTCTAGTCATCCCCTCCCAGTTTTTGTATATACACGTCCAGTATTCACAGATGTCTATGAGGAGTATCTCTCTGAG GATGACCTGGTAAATACCATCGGAGAATCTGCTGCACTGGGTGCTTCTGGAATTGTGATCTGGGGTGATATGAATTTAACACAAAATAAG AACACCTGTAGAACTCTGGACAACTACCTTAGGAGGACTTTGACCCCATACCTCATCAACGTCACAATGGCAACCAGAATATGTAGCCAAGTGCTATGCCAAGACTCTGGTGCTTGTGCACGGAAGAAATGGAATTCCAGTGACTATCTTCACTTGAATCCTGAGAATATTGCAATTCAAATGGCAAAGGATGGAAAATACACTTTACAAGGGCAACCATCATATCAGGATCTGCAAACGTTCATAGAAAAATTTGATTGCCATTGTTatgcagggcacagctgtgaACCTAGAGCTGATATAAATGACATCCATTACCTCCATGCTTGCATTTCAGAAGATATTTGCATTCAGATATCCTCAAATTCATTTTCTAACATAGAAGACTCTGAAGAAAAGATCCTGTCTAACAGAACTGCATTTTCATTTACCTCTGAGAGTAAGGTGACATTATCTACACATCCTGAAATAGAAGATATCCAATCTACCTTTGGAAATAATATACTGAATATAACAACTGCAGAATATAACTCTGTTACAGCTGCCAGTAGCCATGGTTTAGGAGAAAACGATACTCGTACTTTCAATAGTTCTTCATCCTATAAGATAAGGATGTTTAATCTGTTTCACTTAATTCTTCTTTTGAGAACCTTAATACAAATGACCCATGAAAGTGAGAATATCCTTTTCCCTGACTATATTTGA